In one window of Mesotoga infera DNA:
- a CDS encoding carbohydrate kinase, whose product MPVIDSIERSKFRALVLGGYLEDIEISGSGHNAEIKQTPGGSGFNVANCLSLIGADVLFLSCFGAGDSQKWPFAAIPVTSSCSSGIFLFRDSEVMAVEKPSLASINEELLELLSGERFDLLYSTLEIGQFAASTAASTESRIKIIDPSPFHEFKGLEGLEKYDFILANDYMSFDRDDRRVIIKASSKGALYGKKEYLPLRIGKSRFGSGDLFGAIFSLQVATGASPEEAIEEAVKISGEYCYQEKSIGQFLLGIRDSLDYVIRS is encoded by the coding sequence ATGCCGGTGATAGACTCTATAGAACGAAGTAAGTTTCGTGCTCTCGTTTTAGGCGGTTACTTGGAAGATATCGAGATTTCGGGTAGCGGGCACAACGCCGAGATAAAACAAACTCCAGGCGGGTCGGGCTTCAATGTGGCTAACTGCCTTTCATTGATTGGCGCCGATGTACTCTTCTTGAGTTGCTTTGGCGCCGGCGATTCTCAAAAATGGCCTTTTGCGGCTATTCCGGTCACCTCTAGTTGTTCAAGCGGGATCTTCCTCTTTAGAGATTCCGAGGTTATGGCAGTTGAAAAACCTTCGTTAGCAAGCATCAATGAGGAATTGCTCGAGCTTCTTTCCGGGGAGAGATTCGATCTACTGTACAGCACCCTTGAAATTGGCCAATTTGCGGCCTCAACGGCAGCTTCGACGGAGTCGCGGATTAAGATCATAGATCCTTCTCCCTTTCATGAATTCAAAGGGCTTGAGGGTTTGGAGAAGTATGATTTCATTCTCGCTAATGACTATATGTCATTTGATAGAGACGACAGACGAGTAATAATAAAGGCTTCGTCAAAAGGTGCACTTTATGGAAAGAAGGAGTATCTGCCTCTGCGAATCGGAAAAAGCCGCTTTGGCAGTGGAGATCTCTTTGGAGCAATCTTTTCGCTTCAAGTTGCGACAGGGGCTTCTCCTGAAGAAGCAATAGAAGAAGCTGTGAAAATAAGTGGAGAATACTGTTATCAGGAAAAATCAATCGGACAGTTCTTGCTTGGCATTAGGGACAGTCTTGATTACGTGATAAGGAGCTGA
- a CDS encoding uracil phosphoribosyltransferase, which produces MFDQLTIVNHPLIQHKLGIMRDSQTGPKEFRELLKEITLLLTYEATRHIPTFEKEITTPLVRMVGQSIEDKKVTVVPILRAGLGMVEGVLSLMPNASVGYIGIYRDPDTIQPVEYYSKLPGIDETTQIFVLDPMLATGVSSSWALKLVKRAGGKQISLMCLIAAPEGVRFIEKNHPDVKVFTAALDERLNDHAYIIPGLGDAGDRLYRTK; this is translated from the coding sequence ATGTTTGATCAGCTGACAATAGTCAATCATCCTCTTATTCAGCACAAGTTGGGAATAATGAGAGATAGCCAAACCGGCCCCAAAGAGTTTAGAGAACTCCTCAAAGAAATAACCTTGCTCTTGACCTATGAGGCGACAAGACACATACCAACTTTTGAGAAGGAAATCACAACTCCTCTTGTCAGGATGGTCGGTCAGTCCATCGAAGACAAGAAAGTAACCGTAGTTCCTATTCTCAGAGCCGGCCTCGGTATGGTTGAGGGGGTTCTTTCCCTAATGCCCAATGCTTCCGTTGGCTATATTGGCATTTACAGAGATCCCGATACGATTCAGCCTGTTGAATACTACTCAAAGCTTCCCGGGATCGACGAAACGACACAAATCTTCGTTCTAGATCCGATGCTTGCAACTGGCGTATCATCGTCTTGGGCTTTGAAACTGGTAAAGAGAGCCGGAGGGAAGCAGATCTCTTTGATGTGTCTCATCGCAGCTCCCGAAGGTGTGAGATTCATCGAGAAGAATCATCCTGACGTGAAGGTTTTCACTGCAGCTCTTGATGAAAGACTGAATGACCATGCATATATCATTCCTGGATTAGGAGATGCCGGTGATAGACTCTATAGAACGAAGTAA
- a CDS encoding serine hydroxymethyltransferase: MWESLKNSDKQVFDIMVKELERQRNGLELIASENFVSRAVMEAMGSVMTNKYAEGYPSKRYYGGCVFVDEVEELARERAKKLFDAGFANVQPHSGSQANMAAYLAVAKPGDTIMGMSLSHGGHLTHGSPVNFSGKLFNVVAYGVEEESELIDYSEVRKLALEARPSVIIAGGSAYSRIIDFRKFREVADEVGAILMVDMAHFAGLVAAGLYPNPLDFAHVVTTTTHKTLRGPRGGMILTNDEGIAKSIDKMVFPGTQGGPLMHVIASKAVSFGEALEDNFKVYQQSILENTRQLAKSLEEKGLRIVSGGTDTHLFLVDLTPINVTGKAAEKSLEKADITVNKNTIPKETRSPFVTSGIRIGTPAVTTRGMTEKEMPVIADLIIRVLESIESEKGDLPESKVKEISGEVKALTERFPLYSDLIHRGD; this comes from the coding sequence ATGTGGGAGTCTTTGAAGAATAGTGACAAACAGGTATTCGATATCATGGTGAAGGAGCTAGAAAGACAGAGAAACGGTCTGGAGCTGATTGCTTCTGAGAACTTCGTTTCCAGGGCAGTCATGGAGGCTATGGGATCCGTCATGACAAACAAGTATGCGGAAGGATATCCGTCTAAGAGATATTATGGTGGATGCGTCTTTGTTGACGAAGTCGAGGAACTTGCTAGAGAAAGGGCCAAGAAGCTTTTTGATGCTGGATTCGCAAATGTTCAGCCACACTCGGGATCACAGGCAAACATGGCCGCCTACCTGGCGGTTGCCAAGCCTGGCGATACCATCATGGGGATGTCTTTGAGCCATGGAGGACACCTAACTCACGGTTCTCCAGTAAATTTCTCAGGGAAGCTTTTCAATGTTGTGGCATATGGTGTCGAAGAGGAGAGCGAGCTTATCGACTATAGTGAAGTGAGAAAGCTTGCCCTCGAAGCTAGACCTTCGGTGATTATTGCCGGCGGAAGCGCTTATTCCAGAATAATAGACTTCAGGAAGTTTAGAGAGGTAGCGGATGAGGTCGGCGCGATTCTTATGGTAGACATGGCTCACTTCGCCGGTCTTGTAGCTGCGGGTCTGTATCCCAATCCGCTGGACTTTGCTCACGTCGTGACGACGACTACGCACAAGACTCTGAGAGGTCCTCGAGGCGGTATGATTCTTACGAATGATGAAGGGATTGCCAAGTCGATAGACAAGATGGTTTTCCCCGGGACTCAGGGCGGCCCCCTGATGCATGTCATTGCTTCTAAGGCAGTCTCTTTCGGCGAAGCTCTGGAGGACAACTTCAAAGTTTACCAGCAGAGCATATTGGAGAACACTCGTCAGTTAGCGAAATCTCTTGAAGAAAAGGGGTTAAGGATTGTTTCCGGTGGAACGGATACCCATCTTTTCCTTGTAGATCTTACTCCGATCAATGTAACAGGGAAGGCCGCTGAAAAGTCTCTTGAGAAAGCAGATATAACAGTTAATAAGAATACCATCCCAAAGGAGACAAGATCTCCTTTTGTTACAAGTGGAATAAGAATTGGAACTCCCGCCGTCACTACAAGGGGTATGACGGAGAAGGAAATGCCGGTTATTGCCGATCTGATCATCCGAGTCCTTGAAAGCATAGAAAGTGAAAAGGGCGACCTACCCGAATCAAAGGTGAAGGAGATAAGCGGGGAAGTCAAGGCTCTCACCGAAAGATTCCCACTTTATTCTGATTTGATTCACAGGGGTGATTAG
- the mtnA gene encoding S-methyl-5-thioribose-1-phosphate isomerase: MGKFKSMTLEWKEDRLMLIDQRRLPSKEEFVECLTHEDVYLAIKNMVVRGAPAIGASAAFGYLLGAREAQTVSEEMFFGHMVSVKKRLSESRPTAVNLFWALDRMEMTLNSLRKRERKDLIASLESEALRIASEDIEVNKAIGNNGAAIVRDGDGILTHCNAGALATVDYGTALGVIRASVEQGKKISVYADETRPYLQGARLTAWELMKSGVDVTLICDNMSGWVMNKGLVDLVLVGADRIAANGDAANKIGTYSVAILAEKHGIPFYIVAPLSTVDLSTPTGDEIPIEERDHREITHIGDQQIAPDDVKCFNPAFDVTPWSLITGIITEKGIARPPYDISLKKMFE, from the coding sequence GTGGGTAAGTTCAAGAGCATGACACTTGAATGGAAAGAAGATCGACTGATGCTCATCGATCAAAGAAGACTTCCTTCAAAGGAAGAGTTTGTTGAATGCCTGACTCACGAAGACGTATATCTTGCAATCAAAAATATGGTTGTCAGAGGTGCACCGGCAATAGGCGCAAGTGCAGCATTCGGTTATCTTCTAGGTGCAAGAGAGGCTCAAACCGTTTCTGAAGAGATGTTTTTCGGACACATGGTTTCTGTCAAGAAAAGACTTTCGGAGAGCAGACCTACTGCCGTGAACTTGTTCTGGGCTCTTGATAGAATGGAAATGACGCTTAATTCCCTCCGAAAGAGGGAAAGGAAAGATCTAATTGCGTCTCTCGAAAGCGAAGCGCTCAGAATAGCCAGTGAAGATATCGAGGTAAACAAGGCAATAGGGAACAACGGCGCAGCGATTGTGAGAGATGGTGATGGAATACTTACTCATTGCAACGCAGGAGCACTCGCGACTGTGGATTATGGAACGGCACTGGGCGTGATTAGGGCGTCCGTGGAGCAAGGTAAAAAGATATCGGTTTATGCCGACGAGACTCGACCTTATCTTCAGGGGGCGCGCTTGACGGCGTGGGAGCTCATGAAATCGGGTGTCGACGTCACGCTCATCTGCGACAATATGTCTGGATGGGTAATGAACAAAGGACTGGTGGATCTAGTACTGGTGGGAGCAGACAGAATTGCAGCAAATGGCGATGCGGCAAATAAGATTGGTACGTATTCAGTGGCGATTCTTGCTGAGAAACACGGAATTCCCTTCTACATAGTTGCTCCTTTAAGTACGGTGGATCTCTCAACTCCGACAGGAGACGAAATCCCAATAGAGGAAAGAGACCACCGTGAGATAACTCACATAGGAGACCAGCAGATTGCTCCCGATGATGTAAAATGTTTCAACCCCGCTTTTGACGTAACTCCATGGAGTTTGATAACCGGAATAATCACGGAAAAGGGTATTGCAAGGCCGCCATATGATATTTCACTGAAGAAAATGTTTGAATAG
- a CDS encoding ATP-binding protein, protein MAETIEKIRNNVKSIKHKILVMSGKGGVGKSTVAVNLALSLADEGFRTGLMDIDLHGPNVARMVGLKKQPEVIENQIFAPEVLPNLKVISISSFVEEDAPVVWRGPMKTTAIYQFLGDVAWGELDFLIIDSPPGTGDEPLTALQTLSDIMALVVTTPQAVAVQDVKRAINLVKTMHRRTLGIVENMSFMRCPNCGEVIKLFGEGGGKNLENLFDIPLLGSLPFDPALVGFSDIGKSIVTHMRGSELESAYRDTVKEIIQRVKL, encoded by the coding sequence ATGGCAGAAACAATAGAGAAGATCAGAAACAACGTCAAGTCAATAAAGCACAAAATACTTGTGATGTCAGGAAAAGGCGGAGTGGGCAAATCTACTGTTGCGGTGAATTTGGCGCTGTCTCTTGCGGATGAGGGATTCAGAACGGGTCTAATGGATATTGATCTTCATGGGCCGAATGTGGCGAGAATGGTCGGACTCAAAAAACAACCTGAGGTAATTGAGAATCAGATCTTTGCCCCAGAGGTCCTCCCGAATCTCAAGGTGATAAGCATTTCCAGTTTTGTTGAAGAAGATGCCCCGGTAGTATGGAGAGGTCCTATGAAGACAACGGCAATATACCAGTTTCTGGGTGACGTTGCGTGGGGCGAACTCGACTTTCTAATAATTGATTCTCCTCCGGGTACGGGAGACGAGCCGCTAACTGCTCTCCAGACTCTTTCCGACATAATGGCTCTTGTAGTGACTACACCTCAAGCCGTTGCCGTTCAGGATGTGAAAAGAGCGATAAATCTTGTCAAGACCATGCACAGAAGAACTCTTGGCATTGTTGAAAACATGTCATTCATGAGATGTCCAAACTGTGGAGAGGTAATTAAGCTTTTTGGAGAGGGAGGAGGAAAGAATCTCGAGAATCTCTTTGACATTCCGCTTCTAGGCTCCCTTCCCTTTGATCCGGCGCTGGTAGGGTTTTCTGACATCGGTAAGAGCATAGTGACACACATGAGGGGTTCTGAGCTTGAATCCGCTTATCGAGATACAGTGAAAGAAATAATTCAGAGGGTGAAGCTGTAG
- a CDS encoding OsmC family peroxiredoxin: MEYSAKRIGKMAFYAKTPSGHDIYMDAKEASGGDGSAPSPMETVLAALMGCTSMDVVSILSKMKVNDYEYWISANYEYAKEHPKVFTSIELVYHFSGKNLPKDKIEKAVNLSQERYCSVSAMLKNSVDLTMRIEYGGEGN; this comes from the coding sequence ATGGAATACTCTGCAAAGAGAATAGGGAAGATGGCCTTCTACGCAAAAACCCCCTCAGGTCATGATATATATATGGACGCCAAGGAAGCTTCAGGCGGAGACGGGTCGGCACCAAGCCCGATGGAGACGGTTCTGGCTGCATTGATGGGGTGCACGTCGATGGACGTTGTTTCCATACTCTCCAAAATGAAGGTCAACGACTACGAATACTGGATTTCTGCAAATTATGAGTATGCTAAGGAGCATCCAAAAGTCTTCACAAGCATTGAACTTGTCTACCATTTCTCCGGCAAGAATCTTCCGAAGGACAAAATTGAAAAGGCAGTGAATCTATCGCAGGAGAGATATTGCTCTGTCTCTGCTATGCTTAAGAATTCGGTAGATCTTACTATGAGGATTGAATATGGGGGCGAAGGAAATTGA
- a CDS encoding 50S ribosomal protein L20 has translation MRVKGGVNSKKKKLKYLKAAKGYRGALSRRYRLAKQFYIRSGVYAYAGRKIRKRDFRKLWITRINAGARIAGTKYNDLIHGLKIAGVNINRKMLADLAVNDFNTFKEYCEIAKSALNGN, from the coding sequence ATGCGTGTAAAAGGTGGAGTAAATTCAAAGAAGAAAAAACTGAAATATCTGAAGGCTGCGAAAGGCTATAGAGGTGCCCTGAGCAGAAGGTACAGGCTGGCCAAGCAGTTTTACATAAGATCTGGAGTCTATGCCTATGCAGGAAGAAAGATAAGGAAGAGAGATTTCAGGAAACTCTGGATCACCAGGATCAATGCCGGTGCGCGAATTGCAGGCACCAAGTATAACGATCTGATTCATGGTTTGAAAATTGCAGGTGTGAACATCAACAGAAAGATGCTTGCAGACCTTGCAGTTAATGATTTCAATACGTTTAAGGAGTATTGCGAGATCGCCAAATCGGCACTTAACGGAAATTAA
- the rpmI gene encoding 50S ribosomal protein L35 produces the protein MGNKVKMKTHKASAKRYKVTGSGKIMRNQSGTGHNTGKKSESSRREARKWKLVEGGYEKKVKKSLGI, from the coding sequence ATGGGCAACAAAGTAAAAATGAAGACTCATAAGGCAAGTGCCAAAAGGTATAAGGTTACCGGTAGCGGGAAGATCATGAGGAACCAATCTGGAACTGGCCATAATACCGGTAAGAAGAGTGAAAGCAGTCGCCGCGAGGCTCGAAAATGGAAGCTGGTCGAAGGCGGATACGAGAAGAAAGTCAAGAAAAGCCTGGGCATTTGA
- a CDS encoding translation initiation factor IF-3 encodes MTKTVRLVDINGEQLGVVQTSEALKNAREKGLDLVLVAPAANPPVARIMDYGKYKYEKDKRKKEAKKKTKQSQLKEMKFRIRIDEHDFQTKTNRIKEFLEKGSKVRVVIMFRGREIVFSDKGREILERVADQLQQISDIDRPPKLEGRDMWMILKPKAAPQGGKDNGQQSKNEDS; translated from the coding sequence ATGACGAAGACGGTGAGACTTGTTGACATTAACGGGGAACAGCTGGGTGTTGTTCAGACATCAGAAGCGCTAAAAAATGCCAGAGAAAAGGGTCTAGATCTGGTTCTTGTGGCACCTGCGGCAAATCCGCCGGTTGCTAGAATCATGGATTACGGAAAGTATAAGTACGAAAAGGACAAGCGAAAGAAGGAAGCCAAGAAGAAGACCAAGCAGTCACAGCTTAAAGAGATGAAATTCAGGATCAGGATTGATGAGCATGATTTCCAGACTAAGACGAACAGGATCAAAGAATTCCTTGAAAAGGGAAGCAAAGTCAGGGTCGTCATAATGTTCAGAGGCAGGGAAATCGTCTTTTCAGATAAAGGAAGAGAGATTCTCGAAAGAGTTGCAGATCAGCTACAGCAGATTTCCGATATCGATCGGCCTCCGAAACTGGAGGGAAGAGATATGTGGATGATTCTCAAGCCAAAGGCAGCTCCTCAAGGAGGTAAGGATAATGGGCAACAAAGTAAAAATGAAGACTCATAA
- a CDS encoding carbon-nitrogen hydrolase family protein: MTRTERIRIGIVQFEADNDEPGENLEKVTSYVESLVEEDVSIVVLPEMFNSGYGTDEATVNNAVEMQEETEEVLSALADYNDIAIVGGMVNSTKDGLFNSTVIMLPYLEAIYYNKTHLFRDEKKVFTPGKEFRSFEYLGVKFGLLMCYEIGFPEISRKLCRQGAEVLLVPFAFGRERRMIYDTATRARSIENGCFLAAASQVGSNKSMNFVGESRIVSPSGETIADCGGAEGFAFADVDTKLVKRYRFNESRDSHGYFSNFRDDLYV, translated from the coding sequence ATGACTAGAACAGAGAGAATCAGAATTGGTATTGTTCAGTTCGAAGCAGACAATGATGAGCCGGGTGAGAATCTGGAGAAGGTGACAAGCTATGTCGAGAGTCTTGTTGAAGAAGACGTGAGCATTGTTGTTCTTCCAGAGATGTTCAACAGCGGATATGGAACCGATGAAGCCACCGTCAACAATGCGGTCGAGATGCAGGAGGAAACTGAAGAGGTTCTTTCGGCGCTCGCCGATTACAATGACATTGCCATAGTTGGCGGAATGGTAAATAGTACCAAAGATGGTCTTTTCAATTCCACTGTAATAATGCTTCCTTATCTTGAGGCGATTTACTACAATAAAACTCACCTTTTCCGCGATGAGAAGAAAGTCTTCACTCCTGGCAAAGAATTCAGATCTTTTGAGTATTTGGGTGTGAAGTTTGGACTACTTATGTGCTATGAAATCGGGTTCCCCGAAATCTCGAGAAAACTCTGCAGGCAAGGAGCCGAGGTTCTCTTAGTTCCATTCGCGTTTGGAAGAGAGAGAAGAATGATTTACGATACTGCGACCAGAGCTCGTTCAATTGAGAACGGGTGCTTCCTTGCGGCGGCCAGTCAAGTTGGATCGAATAAGTCCATGAACTTCGTCGGAGAAAGCAGAATCGTTTCGCCTTCAGGGGAAACAATTGCAGATTGCGGTGGCGCAGAAGGTTTTGCTTTTGCCGATGTTGACACTAAGCTTGTCAAGAGATATCGATTCAACGAGAGTCGTGATTCTCACGGCTATTTCTCTAACTTCAGAGACGATCTATACGTTTGA
- the thiI gene encoding tRNA 4-thiouridine(8) synthase ThiI, which yields MDRFVVVRYGEIALKQGNRKLFEKVLSNNIKRQLGKSTVERIRGRIIVTVPSDKLDTATEVMSRTFGIQNYSLGTWTTYDLEDIYLTSTDLAKRELERGNRTFKVETRRLDKRFPLKSIELNPLVGERILEEIPETSVDLHNPDFKIEIEIRNEGVLISCGKTTANGGLPVGVSGRAILLLSGGIDSPVSGWLAQKRGLDLDAIHFSSPPYTGEKAFDKVLSLAKSLSLYNGGREFRLYSIHFTEAQIAVHKHVEERYSLVCQRRLMMRITNRIAEMNRIIAVVTGENLGQVASQTLENLRVIEEQTDLIVLRPLLTYDKIETIELAKKIGTFETSILPYEDCCTVFVPSSPATKARLFDINRVEAGLDFEDLTTKTLNKSVMYRMKNGKILEVGGIEIPEKAT from the coding sequence ATGGATAGATTCGTGGTAGTGAGATATGGTGAAATTGCTCTTAAACAGGGAAACAGAAAACTCTTCGAGAAGGTCCTGTCAAACAACATAAAGAGACAATTGGGAAAGTCGACCGTAGAAAGGATCCGGGGGCGAATAATAGTCACCGTACCTTCTGATAAGCTGGACACGGCAACAGAAGTAATGTCCCGGACGTTCGGAATCCAGAACTACAGTTTGGGGACTTGGACAACTTACGATCTTGAGGACATATACCTGACTTCCACCGACCTTGCAAAGAGAGAGCTCGAGAGAGGAAATAGAACCTTTAAAGTAGAAACCAGAAGGCTCGACAAGCGATTTCCATTGAAAAGCATCGAACTAAATCCTCTTGTGGGGGAGAGGATTCTTGAAGAGATTCCCGAAACTTCCGTCGATCTTCACAATCCGGATTTCAAGATCGAGATTGAGATAAGAAATGAAGGAGTTCTCATTTCATGCGGAAAAACGACTGCAAATGGAGGTCTCCCTGTCGGAGTTAGCGGCAGGGCTATTCTGCTGCTTTCCGGAGGGATAGATAGTCCTGTCTCCGGTTGGCTCGCTCAGAAGAGGGGATTGGATCTCGACGCCATTCACTTCTCCAGTCCTCCATACACCGGAGAGAAGGCTTTCGACAAAGTTCTCTCACTTGCGAAATCCCTTTCCCTATACAATGGAGGCAGGGAGTTTAGATTATATTCAATTCACTTCACAGAAGCTCAGATTGCCGTTCACAAACATGTTGAAGAGAGATACAGCCTTGTCTGTCAGAGAAGGTTAATGATGAGGATCACCAACAGAATTGCTGAAATGAACAGGATAATTGCTGTCGTGACAGGAGAGAACCTTGGCCAGGTGGCGAGCCAGACTCTCGAAAATCTGAGAGTAATCGAAGAACAGACAGATCTGATAGTGCTCAGGCCTTTGCTCACTTACGATAAAATCGAAACAATAGAACTTGCCAAGAAAATCGGGACGTTCGAGACGTCAATACTGCCTTATGAAGACTGTTGTACGGTCTTCGTACCGTCGAGTCCTGCAACAAAGGCAAGACTATTTGACATCAACCGGGTAGAAGCCGGGCTGGACTTTGAGGATTTGACGACGAAAACCCTGAACAAGTCGGTAATGTACAGAATGAAGAATGGCAAAATATTGGAGGTAGGGGGAATTGAAATTCCTGAAAAAGCTACTTAG
- a CDS encoding 1-acyl-sn-glycerol-3-phosphate acyltransferase, whose product MKFLKKLLSLVVTVWIAVLGVLYICVYGGIVILIGNFIGRIRGKKERKTFISREVSRFGRAAFVLSGSKVKVTGKENVPQTGPMVIVANHQSAFDIPLIPGYVYPEISFIAKKELSKIPGVSWFVSALDGVYIERGNRSQTAGAIRKIFRILKEDGTILLFPEGTRSTAGEIGEFKDGSLSIPFKLGVKVVPVALDGTRNLLKKNSFLITPSRISLAISKPVVPEDFTSEKEFSAGVYNIIRDALESLRN is encoded by the coding sequence TTGAAATTCCTGAAAAAGCTACTTAGTCTGGTGGTTACTGTCTGGATAGCCGTGCTTGGAGTCCTTTACATCTGCGTCTATGGCGGAATCGTGATCCTTATCGGGAACTTTATAGGCAGGATAAGAGGGAAGAAAGAGAGAAAGACTTTCATATCGAGAGAGGTCTCGAGGTTTGGCAGGGCAGCCTTTGTGCTTTCGGGATCAAAGGTCAAGGTAACAGGTAAGGAAAATGTACCCCAGACAGGACCGATGGTTATCGTGGCAAATCACCAAAGTGCGTTCGACATACCGCTTATACCTGGCTATGTGTATCCGGAAATTTCTTTCATAGCAAAAAAAGAGTTGTCGAAAATTCCAGGCGTCAGCTGGTTCGTGAGTGCTCTAGATGGAGTATACATTGAAAGGGGAAACAGATCGCAAACGGCAGGCGCTATTAGAAAAATCTTCAGAATACTGAAAGAGGACGGGACAATTCTGCTCTTTCCTGAAGGGACCCGGAGCACTGCCGGTGAAATTGGGGAATTCAAAGACGGGAGTCTTTCAATACCTTTCAAACTTGGGGTGAAAGTCGTACCTGTCGCTCTAGACGGAACTCGTAATCTTCTGAAGAAGAACAGTTTCCTTATCACTCCGTCAAGGATCTCTCTTGCCATATCTAAGCCGGTTGTGCCGGAAGATTTCACTTCCGAAAAAGAGTTCAGCGCAGGAGTCTATAATATAATTAGAGATGCGCTGGAATCACTTAGAAACTGA
- a CDS encoding bifunctional nuclease family protein produces the protein MLQVRLRGLALDQSNSPVVILEVEKTNKGFGIWIGPFEAEALALAVSGKDFPRPLTYDLFVNTVSQLGGTFEKAVIGQVKDNIYYAALHLQDRNGQLYIIDARPSDCLVLAVKKGFPIFVEDAVFLESSIDLSNLQTDTLKHGQEEENEGFKKFIENLDIEELKKHFRGKDENNESS, from the coding sequence ATGTTGCAGGTAAGACTTAGGGGGTTGGCCCTGGACCAGAGCAATTCCCCGGTAGTCATACTGGAGGTTGAAAAGACAAACAAAGGGTTTGGAATATGGATCGGCCCATTTGAAGCAGAGGCTCTTGCTCTTGCTGTTAGTGGAAAAGACTTCCCGAGACCTCTGACATACGATCTATTTGTAAATACAGTCTCACAACTTGGGGGCACTTTCGAAAAGGCGGTGATCGGGCAGGTAAAAGACAATATCTATTACGCGGCTCTACATCTGCAGGATCGAAACGGTCAATTGTACATAATAGATGCTCGCCCATCGGACTGTCTAGTGCTTGCCGTCAAGAAGGGCTTCCCCATTTTCGTAGAAGATGCCGTATTCTTGGAGAGTTCAATCGACCTGAGCAACCTTCAGACTGACACTCTTAAGCACGGTCAGGAAGAGGAAAATGAAGGATTCAAGAAGTTCATTGAAAATCTTGACATTGAAGAGCTCAAGAAACACTTTAGAGGAAAAGACGAGAACAATGAATCTAGCTGA
- a CDS encoding polyprenyl synthetase family protein, translating into MNLAEFAPFFNAYLRRFLDELNLHEPLKEVVSYTPLAGGKRIRAYLVWELSRYTGFGEENALKTGIAVELFHSGSLIHDDLPAIDNDIIRRGLPSSHVKFGECKAILAGDFLMLYPSELISSLDIEISSKLNLLRLWQETSLEVVKGEFEDVFPENKSREQMERIHAAKTGSLFGFCFAAPFAEKEEEKFVKMRQLGLRFGKLFQMMDDIKDVISTESELGKTPGKDDKQDKLTILSYESLEEAQAKVKEMFLGLLEEIDEFSDLSTEMENVYDLIARR; encoded by the coding sequence ATGAATCTAGCTGAATTTGCGCCCTTTTTCAACGCGTATCTGAGAAGGTTTCTCGATGAACTGAACCTTCACGAACCTTTGAAAGAAGTAGTCTCTTATACTCCTCTGGCCGGTGGAAAGAGAATTAGAGCATATCTTGTCTGGGAACTATCGAGGTACACTGGTTTTGGAGAGGAAAATGCTTTAAAGACAGGGATTGCCGTAGAACTATTCCATAGCGGAAGTTTGATCCACGATGACCTGCCTGCAATAGATAACGATATTATAAGGCGGGGCTTGCCATCCAGTCACGTAAAATTTGGTGAGTGCAAAGCCATATTGGCCGGGGATTTTCTGATGCTGTATCCCTCAGAACTAATCTCTTCTCTGGATATCGAAATCAGTTCCAAGCTGAATCTATTGAGACTCTGGCAAGAGACTTCTCTGGAGGTTGTCAAAGGTGAGTTCGAAGACGTCTTTCCCGAAAACAAGTCAAGAGAACAAATGGAAAGAATTCACGCTGCCAAGACGGGCTCTCTTTTCGGCTTCTGTTTCGCAGCTCCATTTGCCGAAAAAGAGGAAGAGAAGTTCGTTAAAATGCGCCAACTGGGGCTGAGATTCGGCAAGTTGTTTCAGATGATGGATGACATAAAAGATGTAATATCTACAGAAAGTGAGCTAGGAAAGACGCCGGGAAAAGATGATAAACAAGATAAACTCACTATACTCTCTTACGAATCCCTTGAGGAAGCTCAGGCGAAAGTCAAAGAGATGTTTCTTGGCCTTCTGGAAGAAATCGACGAATTCTCTGATCTTTCAACAGAGATGGAAAATGTATACGACTTGATTGCCAGACGCTGA